The genomic region CAAAGGACACGCGCGGGCAAGAGTCAAATTTTTGACAAGGGGACCATCTCATAAAGTTTGGCAGACTCTGACCGTTAACCCGAGACGATAAGGCCAAGCAGTTATTTCCGTAAAAGCAGCCTATATCGCGGACGACCATCTGCCAGCGACACATGCAAAAAGCATAGGTCGCATTGTTCGTCGCCGACAGAATCTCGCCTTCATGCACGGCTGAGCGCAAACAGCCGCGATTGCAACATCGACCGATTATGAACGTACGTCCATCCAAGCAAATCAAAGCCACGGCGCCTGAAGCCGAACCTGTCGAGCCGATGGCCGAGCGCGGACCGCGAGCGGATACACCGCGCCGGGTTCGCGAGCAATACGAAATCCCTGAGGGCGTGATGTATTGCAAGCTGGAAGCAGTTGATGCCCGGTCCGACTACCGAGAAAACACGCAATGTGCGCGCCTGTTCGGAATCTCAAGAGGGCAGTTTGAGCGAAGCCTGAATCCAAACTTCGCCGATGCGAGCTTCGACGTCTATCTCCTTGACATCGAATGGTCCCTTTGGGAGCAGCTTGTCGTACGAGAGCTACGGTACGAAAAGCTTCGCTTCGCTGACGCCAGCCCCGAATGGCTCGAAGTCACGTACCGCGCAAACAGAGGTCTTGACAGCGGTGACGCCTACGCCTAATCACTTTGCCGCGTGCTTCCTCGCTCCAGAAAAGTTGGTTAGACGGGCGTTCCAAGAACGATTTGGCTGCGAAATTCTTCATCTCGACGACCGCGTTGCGTTCGCTATCGCAGGTAACGGCGCTCAGGACCTTCTACGGTCGAAAACCGGCTCGCTCGAGTTCCCGCGTGCAGTGGCAAACGCGCGGAAGTTTGGTCTTGGCAACCACTTCAAGTCGCTCGCTGAGGAGTTCGGCATGTCGCCGACCGCCATGGCGATTCGCATCCACGAACTCGACTTGGTTAACTACTGATGGCGTGCGGCCTAACAACACGTAGGCCGTTCGGCTTCACGCGTTCGCTCAAGCCAAATCGCCATGCTATGGTCACAATGGCATAGCCGCCTACAACACCTAATTTTCTTGTTGGACTACTGCATGGCATCGGTTTTCTTCTCCTACACGCACATCGACGAGTCGCTGCGCGACCAGCTCGAAATACACCTGTCGCTGATGAAGCGCGAGGGCCTGATTTCGGCATGGCACGACAGGCGCATCGTCGCGGGCGACAACCTCGACGACAGTATCGATGAGCAGCTCGAGAAGGCCGACATCATCTTGCTGCTGGTCAGCGCGAACTTCATCGCGTCCGAATACTGCTTTGCGACCGAGATGACGCGTGCCTTGGAACGGCATAAGGCCGGCGATGCGCGCGTCATCCCTGTCATCCTGCGAGCATGTGACTGGCACAGTGCCCCGTTCGGCAAACTGAATGCAGTCCCGACGGACGGTCGGCCAGTCACCTCTTGGGCCAACCAGGACGAGGCTTTTGCCGACATTGCGAAGTCGATTCGTAAAGCCGTGGCCGCGACAGCCTCGTCGGCCGCACCCAAGGTGGGCGCGGCATCGACAGCGAGAAGCTCACCCCCCCGGCCCGTAGCCGTCGAACCTTCCGTGGCCGCGCAGCTGCCGCGGTCGAGCAACCTTCGCGTCAAGCATGAGTTTTCGGACCTCGACAAGGACACGTTCGTTTCAGAGACGTTCGACTTCATCGCCCGCTTCTTCGAGGGTTCGCTCCAGGAGCTGGAGAAGCGGCACGGCCAGTTTCAAGGACGCTTTTCGCGCATCCATGCGCGCCGGTTCACCGCGAGCATCTATAAGGATGGAAAGAGCGTGTCGCAGTGTACCGTCACGCGCGGCGGGGCCTTCGGTGGACACAGCAATCGCGAGATAACCTACTCGAATCAGATTTCCTCGCACGCGAACAGCTACAACGAAGCGCTCGCGCTCACCGAAGATAGCCAGACGCTTTATCTGAAGCCGATGATGAGCATGGCACGAGGCGCTTCCGAGAAGCTGTCTGACACTGGGGCGGCTGAGTATCTGTGGTCGGCGCTTATCGAGCCGATACAACGGTGATTCACCGCGGCCGACCGCACAAATAGCGCGTCGGCCGCTGCTTCGAGACTGACGGCGGCGCAGATTCACCCACCTCCCGACGAAGTTCAGCAGCTCACGGAACAGCTCTTTGGCGCTACTTCTAGTGCTTCGCGAGATGCACCGGGTGACGTGCCGGGAGTGTGATGACAACAACGCTCTTGCACGCCGGGAAATATCCCTTTACGTCCGCGGTCGGCGTATAGCGCGCAGCTACAATACGTCTACAACTTGCGTGAATCGCCCTTGCTATCGCTCATGACCACTCTGACCACGAATTCGCATCTCGCCTTGATGTATGAACAGGCAAGCGCTTTCCTGCAACTTGACCAAGCGGCTCGCGCGCAGTCAGACTGGTTCAAAAGCCTTCGTGACGACAAAGACGTCCGCAGCTTCTTCAAAAAGAAGAAGGTGCTCGAGAAAGGCACAAGTTTGCAGGTCACGGTTATCTCACAGATTGCCCGTGCAATTGTCGACTGTATCGAAGAAGGCGAGCCTGACCTCGCACCAACTGGGGCTGAAGTGCGCGACATCATGAAGAGCGCTACAGACTTGGCAACCAAGCTGACAGCGGCGCCCGCTTCTTGGCTTACTCCGGATGCCCGAACACGCGGCTTCCAAGAGCCGCTGCGTAAGCTCCAGACCATGCCGTCGATTGTGCCGGTCCGGACTGCGGGCCGCTTGCCGATGACACAGCGTCGAACGCTCATTCTTCGGCTCGCCCACGCCATCTGCGAGGCTTGTGACGAAGTCCCTGTTCGACTCATCACCGCGGTTGTCGCGCGCGCGTGGGAAGAAACCTTAGAACGTCAAGTCTACGATGTGCTGACTGCCGCCGAACGCGTCAGCATCCGAGCGCTCGTCGAAGCAAAGCGCAGGAATCAAGCAGACAGCGAGAACACAGCACATCTGGCGATGAGCCGGGCAAGCATCTCGCGAAACCGGACTTCGCCGGCGCCCGACGCCCGAACCGACGCCCAGCGGCTGGCTCAGGCTCTCGACATCGTGGGTGGGTTCGCCGATGAGACCGCGGCCATCGTGCTTCAGGACGCGCTCAGCACCGCGGCCGCCGAACTTGGGATAGAGCCGGATTCGGCCGAGCAGTGAAAAACTGCGGAAATTGGTCCCGTTTTCCGGCCTATTTCCTCCGGATTTTTCGCGACTGAATCTGCTTGGTATTTCGGTAGCAGTGTTT from Caballeronia sp. Lep1P3 harbors:
- a CDS encoding toll/interleukin-1 receptor domain-containing protein; amino-acid sequence: MASVFFSYTHIDESLRDQLEIHLSLMKREGLISAWHDRRIVAGDNLDDSIDEQLEKADIILLLVSANFIASEYCFATEMTRALERHKAGDARVIPVILRACDWHSAPFGKLNAVPTDGRPVTSWANQDEAFADIAKSIRKAVAATASSAAPKVGAASTARSSPPRPVAVEPSVAAQLPRSSNLRVKHEFSDLDKDTFVSETFDFIARFFEGSLQELEKRHGQFQGRFSRIHARRFTASIYKDGKSVSQCTVTRGGAFGGHSNREITYSNQISSHANSYNEALALTEDSQTLYLKPMMSMARGASEKLSDTGAAEYLWSALIEPIQR
- a CDS encoding ImmA/IrrE family metallo-endopeptidase, yielding MTAVTPTPNHFAACFLAPEKLVRRAFQERFGCEILHLDDRVAFAIAGNGAQDLLRSKTGSLEFPRAVANARKFGLGNHFKSLAEEFGMSPTAMAIRIHELDLVNY